The following coding sequences are from one Eucalyptus grandis isolate ANBG69807.140 chromosome 11, ASM1654582v1, whole genome shotgun sequence window:
- the LOC104426847 gene encoding probable protein phosphatase 2C 49 codes for MGAEAEVVCRQSVPALEVRHFAAVEELVTINSPLSHPAVERVERVRVSEAVPAPQAEITLADNTPDPFPESIVPQFVPSIRSGSFADIGPRRFMEDEHICMDDLSTQLGSPYRFPKPSAFYGLFDGHGGAEASAFIRKNFIRLFFDDAKFPQSSEVNDSFLSEVEKSLRKAFLLADRALADDASISSSSGTTALTALVLGRLLMVANAGDCRAVLCRRGEAIDMSQDHKPIHPSEQRRVEELGAFVEDGYLNGVLSVTRALGDWDVKFSQGSPSPLISEPEFRQALLTEDDEFLIISCDGIWDVMSSQHAVNVVRRGLRRHDDPEQSARDLVKEALRLNTSDNLTVIVVCFTPLDHWEQPSPRPRRLRCCSFSAEAICSLRNLLDGSGSH; via the exons ATGGGAGCTGAAGCAGAGGTCGTGTGTCGACAGAGCGTGCCCGCGCTGGAAGTGCGGCACTTCGCGGCGGTCGAGGAGCTGGTCACGATCAACTCGCCGCTCTCGCATCCGGCCGTCGAGAGGGTCGAGAGGGTCCGCGTGTCGGAGGCCGTCCCCGCTCCTCAAGCG GAAATCACATTGGCAGATAATACTCCCGATCCGTTTCCAGAGTCAATTGTTCCGCAGTTTGTGCCTAGTATTCGTTCTGGTAGCTTTGCAGATATTGGGCCCCGGAGATTTATGGAAGATGAGCACATTTGCATGGATGACTTGTCCACGCAATTGGGATCACCTTACCGGTTTCCTAAACCAAGTGCTTTTTACGGG TTGTTTGATGGTCATGGAGGAGCTGAAGCATCAGCCTTCAtcagaaaaaatttcatcagaCTCTTCTTTGACGATGCCAAATTTCCTCAGTCATCTGAAGTTAACGACTCATTCTTAAGTGAGGTCGAGAAATCTCTCCGAAAAGCATTTCTTCTCGCGGACCGTGCTTTGGCGGACGATGCTAGCATCAGTAGTTCTTCTGGCACTACAGCTCTCACTGCTTTGGTACTTGGAAG GCTTCTCATGGTGGCCAATGCTGGTGACTGCCGTGCAGTTCTCTGCCGGAGAGGCGAAGCCATTGACATGTCCCAAGACCATAAACCAATACACCCTTCAGAACAGAGGCGAGTCGAAGAACTGGGTGCTTTTGTCGAAGATGGGTACCTGAATGGTGTCTTATCGGTCACTCGGGCTCTGGGCGACTGGGACGTGAAGTTCTCTCAGGGCTCTCCCTCGCCTCTGATTTCCGAGCCAGAGTTCCGGCAAGCTCTCCTAACGGAGGACGACGAATTCCTCATAATAAGTTGTGATGGGATCTGGGATGTGATGTCCAGTCAGCATGCTGTCAATGTCGTGCGCCGTGGCCTCCGCCGGCACGACGACCCAGAACAGTCTGCGAGGGATCTCGTCAAGGAGGCGCTGCGCCTCAACACGTCCGACAACCTCACGGTGATCGTCGTGTGCTTCACGCCGCTCGATCATTGGGAGCAGCCATCACCTAGGCCGCGGAGGTTGAGGTGCTGCAGCTTCTCAGCCGAGGCAATATGCAGTTTGAGGAACCTGTTGGATGGCAGCGGCAGCCATTGA
- the LOC104426848 gene encoding short-chain dehydrogenase reductase 3b has protein sequence MSKPRLEGKVALVTGAASGIGEEAARLFAEHGAFVVLADIQDELGQKVADSIGNHRASYHHCDVRDESQVESAVNFTVREHKKLDVLFSNAGVIGPLDGILDLDLAAFDATVATNVRGVAATIKHAARAMVAAGTRGSIICTASVAAAIGGAGPHAYTVSKHALVGLVRTACSELGAHGIRVNCVAPYGVATPLSCVAYGLTPEEVEVNSAGAANLKGVVLRARHVAEAALFLASDESEYISGHNLAVDGGFTAVSHSYAAM, from the exons ATGTCCAAGCCAAG GTTGGAGGGAAAGGTTGCACTGGTGACCGGCGCAGCCAGTGGAATCGGCGAGGAAGCTGCGCGGCTATTTGCAGAGCACGGCGCGTTCGTCGTACTCGCCGACATCCAAGACGAGCTCGGCCAAAAAGTCGCCGACTCCATCGGCAACCACCGTGCCTCCTACCACCACTGCGACGTCCGCGACGAGTCCCAGGTCGAGTCCGCCGTTAACTTCACCGTCCGGGAGCACAAGAAGCTCGACGTCCTCTTCAGCAACGCCGGCGTCATCGGCCCCCTGGACGGGAtcctcgacctcgacctcgccgccTTCGACGCCACCGTCGCCACCAACGTGCGCGGGGTCGCCGCCACGATCAAGCACGCCGCCCGGGCCATGGTGGCCGCGGGGACCCGGGGGTCGATCATCTGCACCGCCAGCGTcgcggcggcgatcggcgggGCGGGGCCGCACGCGTACACGGTGTCGAAGCACGCGCTGGTGGGGCTGGTGAGGACGGCGTGCAGCGAGCTCGGGGCGCACGGGATCCGGGTGAACTGCGTGGCGCCGTACGGGGTGGCGACGCCGCTGTCGTGCGTGGCGTACGGGCTGACGccggaggaggtggaggtgaaCAGCGCGGGGGCGGCGAACCTGAAGGGGGTGGTGCTGAGGGCGAGGCACGTGGCGGAGGCGGCGCTGTTCCTGGCGTCGGACGAGTCGGAGTACATAAGCGGGCACAACCTGGCGGTGGACGGGGGTTTCACGGCGGTGAGTCACAGCTACGCGGCCATGTGA